A portion of the Lolium rigidum isolate FL_2022 chromosome 1, APGP_CSIRO_Lrig_0.1, whole genome shotgun sequence genome contains these proteins:
- the LOC124685260 gene encoding nicalin-like → MPPSGEVLASVSSALAVLLLLLACVELGDAAAAVGVYRLIQYDLAGAPLGSRAAALNHHAAALPLPAGADLSRSALVAPLLDLPLSFLREYLAEKKHLGGLLILLPTNLGAKNADVNGDDKGQPKSVLAELEKLLVHAEVPFPVYFAFHDDNMDDLLADIRKIASSGQPASASTGGYKLIVPSAEPKKVSSPTISNIQGWLPGLKGEGDAEQLPTIAIVANYDTFGAAPALSVGSDSNGSGAVALLEISRIFSRLYSNPKTRGKFNLLFGLTSGGPYNYNGTSKWLRSFDQRVRESIDYAICLNSVGSWSSDLWMHVSKPPENPYIKQIFEDFSDVSKEMGISVGIKHKKINVSNSRVAWEHEQFSRFRVTALTLSELSTPPEFLESTGGLADTRESADVESVMKTVRLVSESLARHIYGLRGRNIDVFAEDSSLAISPHYIRSWLDLFSRTPRVAPFLQKNDPFIAALKKELSEHTADVHVQNDVLDGMFTFYDATKSTLNVYQVASVTFDLLFLLVLGSYLIVLFSFLVITTRGLDDLINIFRRPPSRKVKGA, encoded by the exons atgcctccctccGGCGAGGTGCTCGCCTCCGTCTCCTCCGCGCTCgccgtgctgctcctcctcctcgcctgcGTCGAGCtcggcgacgccgccgccgccgtcggcgtctaccGCCTCATCCAGTACGACCTCGCCGGCGCCCCGCTCggctcgcgcgccgccgcgctcaaCCACCACGCCGCCGCGCTCCCGCTCCCCGCCGGCGCCGACCTCTCCCGCTCCGCGCTCGTCGCGCCGCTGCTCGACCTCCCGCTCTCCTTCCTCCGAG AGTACCTGGCGGAGAAAAAGCATCTTGGAGGGTTGCTCATTCTGCTCCCGACAAACCTCGGCGCTAAGAATGCTGACGTAAACGGCGATGACAAGGGGCAACCAAAGAGCGTGCTGGCTGAGCTGGAAAAACTGCTCGTGCATGCAGAAGTCCCA TTTCCAGTGTATTTCGCTTTCCATGACGACAATATGGATGACCTATTGGCAGATATCCGTAAAATTGCCTCTTCTGGCCAGCCGGCCTCTGCATCGACAGGAGG ATACAAGCTTATAGTACCATCGGCGGAACCTAAAAAGGTGTCATCTCCAACCATTTCAAATATCCAG GGATGGTTACCTGGATTGAAAGGAGAGGGTGATGCTGAACAGCTTCCAACTATTGCCATAGTTGCAAACTATGATACTTTTGGTGCTGCACCT GCACTTTCTGTGGGAAGCGACAGCAATGGAAGTGGAGCAGTGGCTCTCCTGGAAATTTCACGAATTTTTTCACGCCTCTATTCAAATCCTAAGACCAGAGGCAAGTTTAATCTTCTCTTTGGCTTAACATCTGGTGGACCCTACAATTACAATGGGACTAGCAAG TGGCTTAGAAGTTTCGATCAGCGTGTGCGCGAGAGCATCGACTATGCAATTTGCTTGAATAGTGTTGGTTCTTGGAGCAGTGATCTCTGGATGCATGTATCAAAGCCTCCAGAGAATCCTTACATCAAGCAAATCTTTGAG GATTTTTCAGATGTCTCCAAGGAAATGGGCATTTCAGTTGGCATCAAGCACAAGAAGATTAATGTGTCAAACTCTAGA GTAGCATGGGAACATGAGCAATTCTCGAGGTTTAGGGTGACTGCACTAACACTTTCAGAATTGTCTACCCCTCCTGAATTTTTAGAAAGCACTGGTGGTCTGGCTGACACTAG AGAATCAGCTGATGTTGAGTCAGTAATGAAGACTGTCAGATTAGTTTCTGAGAGTCTCGCG AGACACATCTATGGATTGAGAGGAAGGAACATTGATGTTTTCGCTGAGGACAGCAGCTTAGCTATCAGTCCTCACTACATCCGATCCTGGCTGGATCTGTTTTCACGGACACCACGAGTTGCACCTTTTCTTCAGAAGAATGATCCCTTTATCGCAGCACTTAAAAAG GAACTATCGGAGCATACTGCTGATGTGCATGTTCAAAATGACGTCCTTGATGGCATGTTCACTTTCTACGATGCAACAAAATCAACTTTAAATGTATATCAG GTTGCAAGTGTTACTTTTGATCTGTTGTTCCTTCTGGTGCTTGGTTCCTATCTAATCGTTCTCTTCAGTTTCCTTGTAATCACTACACGG GGCCTCGATGATCTCATTAACATATTCAGACGGCCTCCATCACGTAAAGTCAAGGGAGCGTAG
- the LOC124685261 gene encoding probable inorganic phosphate transporter 1-4 has product MAREQLEVLSALDTAKTQWYHFTAIVIAGMGFFTDAYDLFCISLVTKLLGRVYYYRAGSLDPGSLPPNVAAAVNGVAFCGTLSGQLFFGWLGDRMGRKKVYGMTLMCMVLCSLASGLSFGSTPASVMATLCFFRFWLGFGIGGDYPLSATIMSEYANKKTRGAFIAAVFAMQGFGILTGGVVTLIVSAAFRAAFDAPAYQDGAVASTPPQADYVWRIILMFGAIPALLTYYWRMKMPETARYTALVAKNAKQAAADMSKVLQVDIAADSKDPADDGSPDRNSFGLFSSEFLHRHGLHLLGTATCWFLLDIAFYSQNLFQKDIFTAIHWIPKAKTMSALEEVHRIARAQTLIALCGTVPGYWFTVALIDRIGRFWIQLGGFFFMAVFMLGLAFPYHHWTTPGNHIGFVVLYGLTFFFANFGPNSTTFIVPAEIFPARLRSTCHGISAAAGKLGAIIGSFGFLYLAQNQDQKLVDHGYKAGIGVRNSLFILAACNFLGMGFTFLAPESNGISLEELSGENDDETTAPAHARTVPV; this is encoded by the coding sequence ATGGCGCGGGAGCAGCTGGAGGTGCTGTCGGCCCTGGACACGGCCAAGACGCAGTGGTACCACTTCACGGCGATCGTGATCGCCGGCATGGGCTTCTTCACCGACGCCTACGACCTCTTCTGCATCTCCCTCGTCACCAAGCTCCTCGGCCGCGTCTACTACTACCGCGCCGGCTCCCTCGACCCAGGCTCCCTGCCGCccaacgtcgccgccgccgtcaacgggGTCGCCTTCTGCGGCACGCTCTCCGGCCAGCTCTTCTTCGGCTGGCTCGGCGACCGGATGGGACGCAAGAAGGTCTACGGCATGACCCTCATGTGCATGGTGCTCTGCTCCCTCGCGTCCGGGCTGTCCTTCGGGTCCACGCCCGCCAGCGTCATGGCCACGCTCTGCTTCTTCCGCTTCTGGCTCGGCTTCGGCATCGGCGGCGACTACCCGCTCTCCGCCACCATCATGTCCGAGTACGCCAACAAGAAGACCCGCGGCGCCTTCATCGCCGCGGTGTTCGCCATGCAGGGGTTCGGGATCCTCACGGGCGGGGTGGTCACGCTCATCGTCTCCGCCGCCTTCCGCGCCGCGTTCGACGCGCCCGCGTACCAGGACGGCGCCGTCGCATCCACCCCGCCTCAGGCCGACTACGTGTGGCGCATCATCCTCATGTTCGGCGCCATCCCGGCGCTGCTCACCTACTACTGGCGGATGAAGATGCCCGAGACGGCGCGCTACACGGCGCTCGTCGCCAAGAACGCCAAGCAGGCCGCCGCCGACATGTCCAAGGTCCTCCAGGTCGACATCGCCGCCGACTCCAAGGACCCCGCCGACGACGGCAGCCCGGACCGCAACTCGTTCGGCCTCTTCTCCAGCGAGTTCCTGCACCGCCACGGCCTCCACCTGCTCGGCACCGCCACCTGCTGGTTCCTCCTCGACATCGCCTTCTACTCGCAGAACCTCTTCCAGAAGGACATCTTCACGGCCATCCACTGGATTCCCAAGGCCAAGACCATGAGCGCCCTCGAGGAGGTGCACCGCATCGCGCGCGCGCAGACCCTCATCGCGCTCTGCGGCACGGTCCCGGGGTACTGGTTCACGGTGGCGCTCATCGACCGGATCGGCCGCTTCTGGATCCAGCTCGGCGGCTTCTTCTTCATGGCCGTCTTCATGCTGGGCCTCGCCTTCCCGTACCACCACTGGACCACACCGGGCAACCACATCGGCTTCGTCGTCCTCTACGGCCTCACCTTCTTCTTCGCCAACTTCGGGCCCAACTCCACCACCTTCATCGTCCCCGCCGAGATATTCCCGGCCAGGCTCCGCTCCACGTGCCACGGCATCTCCGCCGCGGCCGGCAAGCTCGGCGCCATCATCGGCTCCTTCGGGTTCCTCTACCTCGCGCAGAACCAGGATCAGAAGCTCGTGGACCATGGCTACAAGGCCGGGATCGGGGTCAGGAACTCGCTATTCATCCTCGCGGCCTGCAACTTCCTCGGGATGGGCTTCACCTTCCTCGCGCCCGAGTCCAACGGCATCTCGCTCGAGGAGCTCTCCGGCGAGAACGACGACgagacgacggcgccggcgcacGCCAGGACGGTGCCCGTGTGA